The sequence below is a genomic window from Acidobacteriota bacterium.
TGCTGCTCGGCGCCACCACGTGCGTGTGGCGCGCCCGCGTCGCCGAACCGCCGCCGTGGCTCTGGGCCGGCACCGGGCTCGCGGCGCTGTTCGTCGTGCTGAAAGCCACCGAGTACGCCGGCGAGCTCGGCCGCGGCCTGCGCCCGGCCCAGAGCACGTTCCTTGCGACGTACTTCACGTTCACCGGACTCCACGCGCTGCACGTGATCGGCGGCCTGCTCGCCAACGTCTGGGCCGCAGCACGCCGGCGCGGGCCCGACGGTCAGCTTCGCGGCCGCGTTCGGGCGCTGTG
It includes:
- a CDS encoding cytochrome c oxidase subunit 3, which codes for MIPYTIERRPDTGVNNVTLGVWLFLASEAMLFGALFSAYALLRTGAAAWVDPRAALDVRFGLVHTIVLLGATTCVWRARVAEPPPWLWAGTGLAALFVVLKATEYAGELGRGLRPAQSTFLATYFTFTGLHALHVIGGLLANVWAAARRRGPDGQLRGRVRALWLYWTFVDVIWIVIFVLFYLS